In the Oreochromis aureus strain Israel breed Guangdong linkage group 14, ZZ_aureus, whole genome shotgun sequence genome, one interval contains:
- the nlrx1 gene encoding NLR family member X1: MNLLPRRQMSHLLKTWMWQMGMEATPWPVSGFYCRKFTTSNSSEPDPIEIHKRKLFLWFSHLPQEEKQFGGFFSPETMHVDPLILERDAEERAGLLCSPFQTQTHCNRSVTVEQLFQHTDTWSEGRGLNVLIYGAVGTGKSTVVRKLVLDWCAGTTLSHFQLLIPFSCEDLSQLSKVTSLRDLVSRKYLHLKKHPLLSGEGNQAKNVLFLFNGMEKMQLDFRIGASELCSDPNEGLPPSVVVVNLLRKYLLPETSILITTRLSALDCIPQKYVTRYAQICGFNDPSRQRAYFTSRLLKQSDTAYNQEAQDLVELLYLNLQRESQLAAACFLPSYCWLTCATLHFLHFTNTKAPIRTLTGIYTSFLRLNFGGEVLGTGAGTNMPIQEHQSSLMLYVVRTVGKLAFEGVTYKRTSFSEAELEQWIGGKTKTDEELRQLAMFRTDVLDFFLAPSIESGKCISQDLRENNERQYVFAVPAMQEYLAALYVVLGENKSALEKLTNKVSVAIGQASEDVNALVNIFSKFIPLRIFAVFNLLKLFPKLYEKISSLNKGSIARTMAAELFHTEDSYNEDVLDQVEQSLLGVHGPQQQQYSERQPFELYPIFMGGLLHYGNRVLLQQLGCSIQSTTVAQITRAIRKYLVRELNKPQPPEELMDLLVLLYEFQNPRLTAEVLTSIRAIRLTNIRMTSLKCFILSSVLSCTPASYYLEELDLSSCLLTNDMLQMLWPAFRHTYSLNLQFNILGPESCSLLRDLLLDPRSVIRSLKLCDNPLLESGVQILVEALPENQSLTNLSLMHTGLGDEGVLDMAKRLQQHKRLQELNVAYNNIGDDAALFLVDACREHPSIQTVHLYLNPLSKVAKQSLYAQGVPRSHSGQRVKVLASVTEGTDLSENWHPILSVIRENASSWDQQHVIQQLKVFLEDLEWGHQQQQSLWKRLHFRRVEKGVRKILKMLENNLPPSKK, encoded by the exons ACCCGATAGAGATCCACAAGAGAAAACTCTTCCTATGGTTTAGCCACCTTCCTCAGGAGGAAAAACAGTTTGGAGGTTTCTTCAGCCCTGAGACCATGCATGTCGACCCACTGATCCTAGAAAGAGATGCTGAGGAGAGGGCAGGACTGCTCTGCTCTCCATTCCAAACCCAAACACACTGTAATCGCTCCGTAACTGTGGAACAGCTGTTTCAGCACACTGATACCTGGAGTGAGGGCCGGGGGCTCAATGTCCTCATCTATGGTGCTGTGGGAACAGGGAAAAGTACAGTGGTCCGAAAGCTGGTGCTAGATTGGTGTGCTGGCACCACTCTGAGCCACTTTCAGCTGCTGATTCCTTTCTCTTGTGAGGACCTCAGTCAGCTCTCAAA GGTTACATCTCTAAGAGACCTTGTAAGCAGGAAGTACCTACACCTGAAAAAACACCCCCTTCTAAGTGGGGAGGGAAACCAGGCCAAGAATGTGCTCTTCCTTTTCAACGGAATGGAAAAGATGCAACTGGATTTCCGAATTGGAGCCTCAGAGCTTTGCAGTGATCCTAATGAGGGACTGCCTCCGAGTGTAGTTGTGGTAAACCTGCTAAGAAAGTATCTGTTGCCtgag ACCAGCATCTTGATTACGACAAGACTGTCTGCTTTGGACTGTATCCCTCAGAAGTATGTTACTCGTTACGCACAGATATGTGGTTTTAATGACCCATCACGCCAGCGGGCGTACTTCACCAGTCGCCTTCTAAAGCAGAGTGACACTGCATATAACCAAGAGGCCCAGGATCTTGTAGAACTGCTTTACCTTAACCTCCAGAGAGAAAGCCAACTTGCTGCTGCATGTTTCCTTCCATCGTACTGCTGGCTCACTTGTGCAACTTTACACTTTCTGCATTTTACCAATACCAAAGCCCCCATCCGCACGCTAACTGGCATTTACACAAGTTTCCTCAGGCTCAATTTTGGGGGTGAAGTGCTGGGTACAGGAGCAGGGACGAACATGCCCATTCAGGAACACCAAAGTTCTCTGATGTTATATGTTGTCCGTACAGTAGGTAAGCTTGCATTTGAAGGTGTGACATACAAACGCACATCCTTCTCAGAAGCAGAACTAGAGCAGTGGATAGGAGGGAAGACAAAGACAGATGAGGAGCTTCGTCAGCTGGCCATGTTCCGCACTGATGTGCTAGACTTCTTTTTGGCTCCTTCCATAGAAAGTGGTAAATGTATATCACAAGACCTAAGGGAAAACAATGAGAGGCAGTATGTGTTTGCTGTCCCAGCCATGCAAGAATACCTGGCAGCACTCTATGTAGTTCTAGGAGAGAACAAATCCGCTCTTGAAAAGCTCACCAACAAAGTGTCTGTGGCCATTGGTCAGGCAAGTGAGGATGTCAATGCCCTTGTTAACATCTTTTCTAAGTTCATTCCCCTCCGAATTTTTGCAGTATTTAATCTTCTTAAGCTTTTTCCAAAGCTCTATGAGAAAATCAGCAGTCTCAACAAAGGCAGTATAGCCAGAACCATGGCAGCTGAGCTGTTCCACACTGAGGATAGCTACAACGAGGATGTTCTTGACCAGGTAGAGCAAAGCCTTTTAGGAGTCCATGGCCCACAGCAACAGCAGTACAGTGAGCGTCAACCTTTTGAGCTGTACCCTATCTTCATGGGTGGGCTATTGCACTATGGTAACCGTGTGCTTCTCCAACAACTTGGCTGCAGCATTCAAAGCACCACTGTGGCCCAGATCACCCGTGCCATTAGGAAATACCTTGTTagag AGCTTAACAAGCCACAACCACCAGAAGAGCTGATGGATCTGTTGGTCCTTCTATATGAGTTCCAGAACCCCAGACTGACTGCAGAGGTTCTAACTTCAATCAGAGCTATCCGCCTTACCAACATTCGAATGActtcacttaaatgtttcatacTGAGTTCTGTGCTTTCCTGCACCCCTGCAAG TTACTACCTTGAAGAACTGGACCTATCCTCCTGTCTCCTGACTAATGACATGCTTCAGATGCTGTGGCCTGCCTtcagacacacatacagcctCAA TCTGCAGTTTAACATCCTTGGTCCTGAGTCCTGCAGTCTGCTGAGAGACCTACTGCTAGACCCCAGGAGTGTTATTAGATCTCTGAA ATTGTGTGACAACCCTCTTCTGGAGTCTGGAGTCCAAATCCTGGTGGAAGCCCTGCCAGAGAATCAGTCCCTGACAAACTTGTCCCTGATGCACACTGGGCTGGGGGATGAGGGTGTCCTGGATATGGCTAAGAGGCTCCAACAACACAAAAGACTCCAGGAGCTCAACGTGGCCTATAACAATATTGGAGACGACGCAGCTCTATTTCTGGTAGATGCCTGTAGAGAACATCCCAGCATTCAGACTGTACA TTTATATTTGAACCCTCTCAGTAAAGTGGCGAAGCAGTCCCTGTATGCCCAAGGTGTTCCCCGTAGCCACAGTGGCCAACGGGTCAAGGTCCTGGCTTCTGTCACTGAAGGGACAGACCTCTCTGAGAACTGGCATCCCATTCTCAGTGTTATACGAGAGAACGCCTCATCCTGGGATCAGCAGCATGTCATACAGCAACTAAAG